One Purpureocillium takamizusanense chromosome 1, complete sequence genomic window carries:
- a CDS encoding uncharacterized protein (EggNog:ENOG503NUZA~COG:Q) — MPMHNGFLPREGFCADVVLKLIRRTALNPALLLPLVLLARYTKRGQDLSVLHPTAARRLRLLLYWALARRVSAWLSDRARNNWTDDRYVWSREIVLVTGGAAGIGGALVRFFEEKGIAVVVLDIQPMAFPTSNRVHHFQCDIRSPESVNAVANRIRAQIGHPTVIINNAGVARGKTLLDAEPSDVRFTFDVNTLAHYWITKAFLPNMVARNHGMVVTVSSFASWITIPNMIDYGASKAAALAFHEGLTAELTTRYKAPRVRTVSVHPGHTRTALFKGFRQGSGFLLPQLDPDSIAEAVVRQVLTGRSGNVILPEFGASLSALRAYPDWYQHRVRAKAQGSMANWTGRQVVNDVSAPYEGKETSQGQDTSESAVLVSGE, encoded by the exons ATGCCCATGCACAACGGCTTCCTCCCGCGCGAGGGCTTctgcgccgacgtcgtcctcAAGCTCATCCGCCGCACGGCTCTCAACCCGGCCCTCCTGCTACCCCTcgtgctcctcgcccgcTACACCAAGCGCGGGCAGGACCTGTCCGTCCTCCacccgaccgccgcccgtcgcctgcgcctcctcctgtactgggcgctggcccgccgcgtGAGCGCCTGGCTGTCCGACCGCGCCCGCAACAACTGGACCGATGACCGCTACGTGTGGTCCCGCGAgatcgtcctcgtcacgggcggcgccgcgggcatcggcggcgccttggtgCGCTTCTTTGAGGAAAagggcatcgccgtcgtcgtcctcgacattCAGCCCATGGCCTTTCCCACCT CCAATAGGGTCCATCACTTCCAGTGCGACATCCGCTCCCCCGAGAGCGTCAATGCCGTCGCCAACCGCATCCGTGCCCAGATCGGCCACCCTaccgtcatcatcaacaacgctGGCGTTGCCCGCGGCAAGACCctcctcgatgccgagcCCAGTGACGTGCGCTTCACCTTTGACGTAAACACCCTCGCCCACTATTGGATCACCAAGGCCTTCCTCCCCAACATGGTTGCGCGCAACCATGGCATGGTGGTGACCGTTTCGTCCTTTGCCTCTTGGATCACCATCCCAAACATGATCGACTACGGCgcctccaaggccgccgctcTGGCTTTCCACGAGGGCCTCACTGCCGAGCTCACCACTCGCTACAAGGCGCCCCGTGTCCGCACCGTCTCCGTGCACCCTGGTCACACGCGTACCGCCCTCTTCAAGGGCTTCCGCCAGGGGTCTGGCTTCCTCCTGCCGCAGCTGGACCCCGACTccatcgccgaggccgtggtTCGTCAGGTCCTGaccggccgcagcggcaacgTCATTCTTCCCGAATTCGGGGCGTCGCTCTCGGCTCTTCGTGCTTACCCAGACTGGTACCAGCACCGCGTCAGGGCCAAAGCCCAGGGAAGCATGGCCAACTGGACCGGCAGACAGGTCGTCAACGACGTGTCGGCGCCGtacgagggcaaggagacTAGTCAGGGACAAGACACGAGCGAGAGCGCTGTGCTGGTCTCCGGCGAGTAA
- the UTP18 gene encoding U3 snoRNP protein (EggNog:ENOG503NWN2~COG:S), which translates to MAAEKDQWVSDQEDFDSNMSSDLSSDDVAINTKSNAAMFDKDSDEEELERLVLGNRAGFRENLFKDAGDLYGDGADGQDVELADADSGGMEDVEDADLFMIDTGTPGAGSALSKPTSASRNNEQGEMPAWEDSDDERLAISLAKATRLRKLRTTEAEDVICGTEYSKRLRQQFLRLNPAPAWAQQSDGRPTKIRRRSSAASGSSSDSSGSEDDDASALPLDKFLRDVNQLAGLGGGSKKRPLRPEVIDMQRTREIPDKHKMPVECLSFHPEYPVLLSASTASILYLHHIAPDAQPPNPQLTSVQVKQVDVRRAEFLYPKGDKIFFAGRRRYFHHWDLPSGVVQKTTRVAGHQLEHKSMERFALSPCGRYMGIVASTRKGGGVINVLSVATAQWIAAARLQSRHGIADFAWWSTGDGMTILGKDGQVGEYSMESRTFLGLWQDDGSVGAIVIALGGHRGPEALGDDRWVAVGSNTGITNIYDRNELIVQNTFGGSNNGGDDRITIKERPTPTRTFEQLVTPITTLTFSPDGQLLAFGSRQIKDAFRLVHLPSCTVYRNWPTAQTPLGRITAVAFGRDSGLLAVGNDAGKIRLWHIRS; encoded by the coding sequence ATGGCAGCGGAAAAGGACCAATGGGTCTCCGACCAGGAGGACTTCGACAGCAACATGTCGTCCGACCTGAGCTCGGACGATGTCGCAATCAACACCAAGTCCAACGCCGCCATGTTTGACAaggactcggacgaggaggagctcgagcgccttgtcctcggAAACAGGGCAGGCTTCAGGGAAAACCTCTTTAAAGACGCTGGTGACTTGTACGGCGATGGAgcagacggccaagacgTGGAACTGGCTGATGCCGACTCGGGCGGCatggaggacgtcgaggatgccgacCTCTTCATGATCGATACGGGCACCCCGGGCGCAGGATCTGCCCTCTCAAAACCCACGTCAGCATCGAGAAACAACGAACAAGGCGAGATGCCCGCTTGGGaagacagcgacgacgagaggcTGGCAATCTCTCTAGCCAAGGCCACGAGGCTACGGAAGCTGCGGAcgaccgaggcggaggatGTCATCTGTGGCACAGAGTACAGCAAGCGGCTGCGACAGCAATTCCTGCGGTTGAATCCCGCACCGGCGTGGGCTCAGCAGTcggacggccggccgaccaAGATACGGCGGcgttcctcggcggcctcgggtTCTTCGAGCGATTCTAGTGGGagtgaggacgacgacgcctccgctCTGCCGCTCGACAAGTTCCTGCGCGACGTCAATCAGCTGGCCGGGCTCGGCGGTGGCTCCAAGAAGCGCCCGCTGCGGCCAGAGGTCATCGACATGCAGAGGACGCGAGAGATCCCCGACAAGCACAAAATGCCCGTCGAGTGCCTTTCCTTCCACCCCGAATATCCCGTCCTCCTGTCCGCCAGCACTGCCTCGATTCTCTACCTACATCACATTGCACCAGACGCGCAGCCGCCCAACCCACAGTTGACGTCGGTGCAGGTGAAACAGGTCGACGTGCGTCGTGCCGAGTTCCTGTACCCGAAGGGCGACAAGATCTTCTTCGCCGGACGGCGCCGCTACTTCCACCACTGGGACCTGCCGTCAGGCGTGGtgcagaagacgacgagggtgGCTGGCCACCAGCTGGAGCACAAGTCCATGGAGCGGTTCGCGCTGAGCCCCTGCGGACGGTACATGGGCATcgtggcgtcgacgcgcaagggcggcggcgtcatcaacGTCCTCagcgtggcgacggcgcagtggatcgcagcggcgaggctgcAGAGCAGACACGGCATCGCCGACTTTGCGTGGTGGAGCACGGGTGACGGCATGACGATCCTCGGAAAGGACGGGCAGGTCGGAGAGTACAGCATGGAGAGCAGGACTTTCCTCGGCCTATGGcaggacgacggcagcgtgggcgccatcgtcattgccctcggcggccaccgCGGGCCCGAGGCGCTGGGTGATGACCGTTGGGTCGCCGTGGGCTCGAACACGGGCATCACCAACATCTACGACCGCAACGAGCTCATCGTGCAAAACACCTTTGGGGGCagcaacaacggcggcgacgacagaATCACCATCAAGGAGCggccgacaccgacacgGACGTTTGAGCAGCTCGTGACGCCCATCACGACGCTCACCTTTTCTCCCGACGGCCAGCTACTCGCCTTTGGCAGCCGCCAAATCAAAGACGCCTTCCGGCTTGTGCACCTGCCGAGCTGCACCGTCTACCGTAACTGGCCGACGGCACAGACGCCGCTGGGGCGCATCACGGCCGTGGCGTTTGGGCGGGACAGCGGGCTGTTGGCGGTGGGCAATGACGCGGGCAAGATTCGACTATGGCATATCCGGAGTTGA
- a CDS encoding uncharacterized protein (EggNog:ENOG503NUN7~COG:Q) — protein sequence MKAAGLAAPVRRAELSAASIRCRLLSSQLIAPTTASHGSHPACQRRTVASTPQNSTALRDLLRVSDEVADAIRLNKPVVALESTIYTHGALGKDLAREHDDLVRSHGGIPAIIAIVDGVPTVGAKTQDIVRMIEDKGTTKASRRDISYLVGMGLAGRKIHGGTTIAGTMLLARLAGIRVFGTGGLGGVHRGGESSMDISADLTELGRTRVAVISSGCKGFLDIPRTLEYLETQGCLVSTFADGRTGNIDFPAFWARDSGTRSPSVVYTEKEAAAMILAQERLGIESGMLFANPIPEEFGVPSADMSAAIELAVREAVEKGFTGSKNTPYVLQRLKEITGEKAIIANKALVTSNIIRATNVSVELSRMLAADAGPVMSSVNIPFARDKEPAGSDRPAVTPLAEILVAGAVAVDLSCDFKSTRAGETAPQPHTSNPAQISQSIGGVGHNVALAAHLASKQARVQFCSMVGDDVAGSTVLSSLEAAGLGGVFVRKLDRQSHPGSRTAQYVAVNDGSKNLVMAMADMGIFRQHVSDELRESAVSLTSPKWTVVDGNWAAKNIKAWIKTATDHNSKVAFEPVSVEKSQGLFGPQRGVPKLGVFPSASVDLASPNTYELAAMYTAAKENGYLELGDWFDIIDAFGMTGARERFVRLTSPALTDAGVPVQSVNLLPYIPTLITKLGANGVLLTMLLGRDDPLLRDRDAEEFILTRAAPKHESVGGIYMRLFPAAETVRDIVSVNGVGDTFLGVLISGLAQGGRVEHLIDVAQRGAVLTLRSAESVSPQLGQLGGDLARAAARR from the exons ATGAAGGCCGCCGGGCTCGCTGCGCCCGTACGCCGGGCCGAGCTCAGCGCCGCGTCAATCCGCTGTCGGCTGCTCTCCAGCCAGCTCATTGCTCCGACGACTGCCTCTCACGGCTCTCACCCGGCATGTCAACGGCGCACAGTGGCTTCTACACCGCAGAACTCGACCGCCCTGAGGGACCTTCTCCGGGTCTCGGACGAGGTTGCTGATGCCATCCGGCTAAACAAGCCCGTTGTCGCCCTCGAGTCCACCATCTATACCCATGGCGCCCTGGGAAAGGACCTGGCTCGTGAGCACGACGACCTTGTTCGCAGCCACGGTGGCATCCCTGCTATCATTGCCATTGTTGATGGCGTTCCCACAGTCGGCGCCAAGACTCAGGACATTGTCCGCATGATCGAGGACAAGGGCACGACCAAGGCCTCCAGGAGAGACATCTCCTACCTCGTTGGCATG GGCCTTGCTGGCCGCAAGATCcacggcggcaccaccataGCCGGCACCATGCTTCTCGCCAGACTGGCCGGCATCCGCGTCTTCGGCACTGGtggtctcggcggcgtccaccgcggcggcgaaagCTCCATGGATATTTCTGCCGACCTCACTGAGCTGGGCCGCACCCGAgtcgccgtcatcagcaGCGGCTGCAAGGGCTTCCTCGACATCCCTCGTACGCTCGAGTATCTCGAGACGCAAGGCTGCCTCGTGTCGACGTTCGCCGACGGCCGTACCGGGAACATTGACTTCCCCGCCTTTTGGGCGCGCGACAGCGGCACCAGGAGCCCGTCAGTCGTCTACACCGAAAAGGAGGCAGCTGCCATGATCCTCGCCCAGGAGCGCCTCGGCATCGAGTCGGGCATGCTCTTCGCCAACCCCATTCCCGAAGAGTTCGGCGTGCCGTCAGCAGACatgagcgccgccatcgaaCTGGCCGTACGCGAAGCGGTGGAGAAGGGCTTCACGGGCAGCAAGAACACGCCATACGTCCTGCAGCGGTTGAAGGAAATTACGGGAGAAAAGGCCATCATTGCCAACAAGGCTCTGGTGACGTCCAACATCATCCGAGCGACCAACGTCTCCGTCGAGCTGTCGCGAATGTTGGCGGCAGATGCCGGGCCGGTGATGAGCTC AGTAAATATACCCTTTGCACGGGACAAGGagcccgccggcagcgaTAGGCCTGCGGTCACACCGCTTGCGGAGATTCTTGTAGCGGGAGCCGTGGCTGTCGATCTGAGCTGTGATTTCAAGAGCACTAGGGCAGGCGAGACGGCGCCTCAACCGCACACGTCGAATCCAGCCCAGATCAGCCAGTCCATTGGCGGCGTGGGACATAATGTGGCCCTTGCAGCCCACCTGGCAAGTAAGCAGGCCCGGGTACAATTCTGCAGCATGGTCGGCGATGATGTGGCCGGGTCCACGGTGCTCTCATCCCTCGAGGctgctggcctcggcggtgtCTTTGTCCGCAAGCTAGACCGCCAGTCGCATCCCGGAAGTCGTACCGCTCAGTACGTCGCAGTGAACGACGGGAGCAAGAACCTGGTtatggccatggccgacatggGCATCTTCAGGCAACACGTATCTGACGAGCTCCGCGAGTCCGCCGTATCGTTGACGTCTCCCAAGTGGACTGTTGTTGACGGCAACTGGGCTGCAAAGAACATCAAGGCTTGGATCAAGACCGCAACGGACCACAACTCCAAAGTTGCGTTCGAGCCCGTCTCGGTCGAAAAGTCACAGGGTCTGTTTGGCCCCCAGCGAGGAGTGCCCAAGCTGGGTGTCTTTCCCAGTGCCAGCGTGGACCTCGCATCACCAAACACGTACGAACTGGCGGCCATGTACACGGCTGCAAAGGAGAACGGCTACCTCGAGTTGGGGGACTGGTtcgacatcatcgacgcCTTCGGCATGACCGGCGCCCGGGAGCGATTCGTCCGCCTCACGTCCCCTGCACTTACTGACGCTGGCGTCCCCGTGCAGTCCGTCAACCTGCTTCCCTACATACCGACGCTCATTACCAAACTTGGCGCCAATGGAGTCTTGCTTACGATGCTCctgggccgcgacgacccgCTCCTAAGGGATCGGGATGCCGAGGAGTTCATTTTgacgcgcgctgcgccgaAGCACGAATCCGTGGGCGGCATCTACATGAGACTGttcccggcggcggagacggtgCGGGACATTGTCTCGGTCAATGGCGTGGGAGACACTTTCCTCGGCGTCTTGATCTCTGGGCTGGCCCAGGGAGGGCGTGTCGAGCATCTGATAGACGTGGCGCAGAGGGGTGCCGTACTGACGCTGAGGAGCGCCGAGTCAGTAAGCCCTCAGCTGGGGCAGTTGGGAGGAGATTTGGCCAGAGCGGCAGCTCGAAGATAG
- the SLD5 gene encoding GINS complex subunit (EggNog:ENOG503Q3AP~BUSCO:EOG09264VZ7~COG:L), with protein MDIDDILRQVDPASDGIPQGTRDLQALTRRWVAERSAPELLQWPSDGLFERVSQRIKDQIERVEDMTGDMDPKTNFALIVIQTELERYKFLMRSYLRVRMSKIDKHTLHYLSSQALRERLSATELAYATRHQALLHNHYLSSFLSSFPPQLQNLNDTAGNVSMVDGPDLDAAVFIRLLRARDVHGRGTDVDNTLPAEPGDVLILRWSSARDLVDAGDAELV; from the exons aTGGACATTGACGACATCCTCCGCCAGGTCGACCCCGCGTCCGACGGGATCCCGCAGGGGACGCGCGACCTGCAGGCCCTGACGCGTCGCTGGGTCGCCGAGCGCTCGGCGCCCGAGCTCCTTCA ATGGCCCTCTGACGGCCTGTTCGAGCGCGTCTCGCAGCGCATAAAGGACCAGATTGAGCGGGTCGAGGACATGACGGGCGACATGGACCCCAAGACCAACTTtgccctcatcgtcatccagACAGAGCTCGAGCGCTACAAGTTTCTCATGCGGAGCTACCTACGTGTCCGCATGTCCAAG ATCGACAAGCACACGCTCCACTACCTCTCGTCGCAAGCCCTACGCGAGCGCCTCTCCGCCACGGAGCTCGCCTACGCGACGCGCCACCAGGCCCTGCTGCACAACCACTACCTgtcctccttcctctcctccttcccgccgcagctgcagaACCTCAACGACACGGCCGGCAACGTCAGCATGGTTGATGGgcccgacctcgacgccgccgtcttcatccgcctgctccgcgcccgcgacgtccacggccgcggcaccgacgtcgacaacaccctgcccgccgagcccggcgacgtGCTCATCCTCCGGTGGTCCAGCGCGCGGGATCTGGTCGATGCGggggacgccgagctggtgTGA
- a CDS encoding Lactate 2-monooxygenase (COG:C~EggNog:ENOG503NVIS), translating to MSDDNNDNVEVVPYAAYLREVMQKSILGGQLPLVTTNPNRLEEQAQKAMPTKGFDYIKGGAGESATMDANRLAFRQWKIIPRVLRPTNPRDLSVELFGHKYDTPVLMAPIGVQALYHEDKEIGTASACANLRVPFTLSTASSTGIEELVKASPDGPKWFQLYWPLDEEITASILGGAKANGFKALVVTLDTWTLGWRPCDLDTANVPFIVGEGDEVGFQDPVFRKKFAEHTDGETPEDNRIGAAMHWLSETFPGVSRSWEDLAILRKYWDGPIILKGILSAEDANLAVQHGMDGIIVSNHGGRQIDGAVAALDVLPDIVDAVGKQTTVMFDSGIRTGADMVKALALGAKAVFVGRPIVYGLGIDGAAGAEAVLAGLLADLDLTMGLAGVKSVGDLQRSMLRRVQYPGDTKANL from the exons atgtccGACGACAACAATGACAACGTGGAGGTCGTGCCCTACGCCGCCTACCTGCGCGAGGTGATGCAAAAGAGCATCTTGGGCGGCCAGCTGCccctcgtcaccaccaaccccaaccgcctcgaggagcaggcccAGAAGGCCATGCCCACCAAGGGCTTCGACTACAtcaaaggcggcgctggtgagTCGGCCACCATGGACGCCAACCGCCTTGCCTTTCGCCAATGGAAGATCATCCCCCGCGTCCTGCGCCCGACCAACCCGCGCGACCTGAGCGTCGAGCTCTTTGGGCACAAGTATG ACACCCCCGTCCTCATGGCGCCCATTGGCGTGCAGGCTCTCTATCATGAAGACAAGGAGATCGGcacggccagcgcctgcgccaATCTTCGTGTTCCCTTTACTCTCAGCACTgcttcgtcgacgggcatcgaggagctcgtcaaggccagTCCCGACGGCCCCAAGTGGTTCCAGCTCTATTGGCCGCTGGACGAAGAGATCACGGCGtccatcctcggcggcgccaaggccaatGGCTTCAAGGCTCTCGTCGTCACTCTCGACACTTGGACCCTCGGCTGGCGGCCCTGTGATCTCGACACGGCCAACGTTCCGTTTATtgtgggcgagggcgacgaggttggcTTCCAAGATCCCGTCTTCCGCAAGAAATTCGCCGAGCATACGGATGGCGAAACGCCCGAGGATAATAGgatcggcgccgccatgcacTGGCTCAGTGAAACCTTTCCCGGCGTGAGCCGCAGCTGGGAGGACCTCGCGATCTTGCGCAAGTACTGGGACGGGCCTATCATTCTCAAGGGCATCCTCAGTGCAGAGGACGCCAACCTTGCGGTTCAGCACGGCATggacggcatcatcgtcagcaATCATGGCGGCCGTCAGATCGACGGTGCGGTAGCGGCGCTCGATGTGCTGCCGGAcattgtcgacgccgtcggcaagCAAACCACCGTCATGTTCGACTCGGGCATTCGCACTGGAGCCGACATGGTCAAGGCTCTCGCTCTCGGAGCGAAGGCAGTCTTCGTCGGACGTCCCATAGTCtacggcctcggcatcgatggtgccgccggcgcagaggcggtcctggccgggctgctcgccgacctcgacctgACCATGGGGCTCGCGGGGGTGAAGAGCGTTGGAGACCTGCAGCGGTCGATGCTTCGACGCGTGCAGTACCCAGGCGATACAAAGGCCAATCTGTAG
- the cyp15 gene encoding Peptidylprolyl isomerase (COG:O~EggNog:ENOG503NXBP), producing the protein MAGSAADDDNRSQKRTHDEFAGQDASDSSSDDDMGPQLPSEAAPKKKRRVLPYEKLYVAALPKSARYSRSLMHKDQVLFTTWTPLTEFLITSSVDGVVKFWKKIGQGIEFVKQFQAHNGEITSISVSRDGRSLATVGTDDSIKIFDVVTFDLLSMLTLKFTPKSVCWVHQKGASFPQLAVSESTKPLIHIFDGRGDREDPIHTIKGLHRSPVHLMAYNDAFDCVVSADENGMVEYWRPGGSYEKPDNVFEYKSSTNLFDFKKAKSVPSCLTISPNGNSLATFSYPDRKVRIFNFATAKLHRTYDESLQAIEEMQQAGTSSQKLDHVEFGRRLAQEKDVESATLRNKSNIIFDESGNFIFYGSMLGIKVLNTYTNQVIRVYGKDEHLRAVHLALYQGQPQKKGIVSVEMGASSNPLLQESEARDPILVATGVGKQRFYMFSNDQDISNSTRDVQNERPTTLGGASKKEGNAKRRETGEAAVLHTSYGDIHIRLFPDAAPKAVENFVTHSKSGYYNGTIFHRVIRKFMIQGGDPLGDGTGGESIWGREFEDEFSSLKHDKPFTVSMANAGPNTNGSQFFITTEKTPWLDGKHTIFGRATQGFDVIQKIENARTYKEKPEEDIKILNIDVM; encoded by the exons ATGGCGGgatcggcggccgacgacgacaatcGCTCGCAGAAGCGCACCCACGACGAGTTTGCCGGACAAGATGCGTCCG ACTCCTCGTCCGACGATGACATGGGCCCCCAGCTGCCCTCCGAAGCGGcccccaagaagaagcgacgCGTCTTGCCCTACGAGAAGCTCTATGtggccgccctgcccaagTCTGCCCGATACTCGCGTTCCCTCATGCACAAGGACCAAGTCCTGTTCACTACCTGGACCCCGCTCACCGAGTTCCTCATCACCTCCtccgtcgatggcgtcgtcaaATTTTGGAAGAAGATTGGCCAGGGCATCGAGTTTGTCAAGCAGTTCCAGGCGCACAACGGCGAGATCACTTCCATCTCCGTCAGCAGGGATGGCCGGAGCCTCGCGACAGTCGGCACGGATGACTCCATCAAGATATTCGACGTGGTTACGTTTGACCTGCTGTCCATGCTCACGCTCAAGTTCACCCCCAAATCCGTCTGCTGGGTCCACCAGAAGGGTGCCTCATTCCCGCAATTGGCCGTCTCTGAGTCGACGAAGCCTCTAATACACATCTTCGACGGACGGGGCGACCGCGAAGATCCGATCCATACCATCAAGGGCCTACACCGGAGCCCTGTCCATCTCATGGCATACAACGATGCCTTTGATTGCGTTGTCTCGGCCGACGAGAACGGCATGGTAGAGTACTGGCGCCCGGGTGGCTCCTACGAGAAGCCAGACAACGTCTTCGAGTACAAGAGCTCTACGAATCTGTTCGATTTCAAAAAGGCCAAGTCGGTGCCCTCTTGTCTAACGATATCGCCCAACGGCAACAGTCTCGCAACCTTCTCTTATCCGGACCGCAAGGTGCGCATTTTCAACTTTGCGACCGCCAAGCTCCATCGTACCTACGACGAGTCGTTGCAGGCAATCGAGGAGATGCAACAGGCCGGCACTTCATCGCAGAAGCTGGACCACGTCGAGTTCGGGCGACGACTGGCGCAGGAAAAGGATGTGGAGtcggcgacgctgcgcaaCAAGTCCAACATCATCTTCGACGAGTCGGGCAACTTCATCTTCTATGGCTCTATGCTCGGCATCAAAGTCCTCAACACGTACACAAACCAAGTCATCAGGGTCTACGGCAAAGACGAGCATCTCCGCGCCGTCCATCTCGCCTTGTATCAGGGCCAGCCACAGAAGAAGGGAATTGTCTCGGTGGAGATGGGCGCATCGAGCaacccgctgctgcaggagtCAGAGGCCCGTGATCCTATTCTGGTGGCGACAGGCGTGGGCAAGCAGCGCTTCTACATGTTCAGCAACGATCAAGACATCTCCAACTCGACGCGTGACGTCCAAAACGAGCGACCGACAACCCTGGGCGGAGCCAGCAAAAAAGAGGGCAATGCAAAGCGTCGAGAGACAGGGGAGGCTGCAGTCCTCCATACCAGTTATGGCGACATCCACATCCGCCTCTTCCCCGATGCGGCACCGAAGGCCGTCGAGAACTTCGTGACGCACTCGAAGAGCGGCTACTACAACGGCACCATTTTCCACCGTGTCATCCGCAAGTTCATGATCCAGGGCGGCGATCCTCTCGGTGACGGGACGGGCGGTGAGAGCATTTGGGGGCGTGAGTTTGAGGACGAGTTCAGCAGCCTCAAGCACGACAAGCCCTTCACTGTCAGCATGGCCAACGCGGGGCCAAACACAAACGGCAGTCAGTTCTTCATCACGACCGAGAAGACG CCTTGGCTTGACGGCAAGCACACAATCTTCGGCCGAGCCACCCAGGGCTTCGACGTAATCCAGAAGATCGAGAATGCACGCACGTACAAGGAGAAGCCAGAGGAGGACATCAAGATCCTCAACATTGACGTAATGTAG
- a CDS encoding uncharacterized protein (TransMembrane:6 (i12-32o52-73i85-105o125-143i150-168o188-213i)~COG:W~EggNog:ENOG503P0WG), producing MAQHRLQRLTSPSLSFSLLLHVAGIASFSYSFHFLTIWETPFDDAYGWHFQFLTIIGLFVSLLCFVSGALADVTGSAALFDVKNALAVLATPLEAVISLLYWGISAFNPELLFVGDLAVPLTADVGFHIAPAVFLTLDLVLLSPPWTVPVYGVMSLSTVFAFGYWYWVELCFSKNGWYPYPLFGLLSTAQRVLLFVTSAALVTISSGALKWVYGNVNSYDKAMKEPHKPIKKVQ from the exons ATGGCTCAGCATCGTCTCCAGCGCCTGACCTCACCCTCGCTGTCCTTTtcactcctcctccacgtcgCGGGCATCGCCTCCTTCAGCTACAGCTTCCACTTCCTGACCATCTGGGAGACGCCCTTTGACGACGCCTACGGTTGGCACTTCCAGTTCCtcaccatcatcggcctGTTTGTCTCGCTCCTGTGCTTCGTGTcgggcgcgctcgccgacgtcactggcagcgccgccctcttcgaTGTCAAGaatgccctcgccgtgctcgccacGCCCCTCGAGGCTGTCATCTCCCTCCTCTACTGGGGCATCAGCGCCTTCAACCCGGAGCTCCTTttcgtcggcgacctcgccgtACCGCTGACGGCCGATGTCGGGTTCCACATTGCccccgccgtcttcctcacGCTGGACCTCGTCCTACTGAGCCCGCCGTGGACCGTTCCCGTGTACGGGGTCATGAGTCTGAGCACTGTGTTTGCCTTTGGATACTGGTACTGGGTTGAGCTGTGCTTCAGCAAGAATGGATG GTATCCGTATCCGCTGTTCGGCTTATTGTCCACAGCACAGCGTGTCCTTCTCTTTGTGACTTCTGCAGCGCTCGTCACTATATCGTCTGGTGCCCTCAAGTGGGTGTATGGAAACGTCAATAGCTATGATAAGGCCATGAAAGAGCCTCATAAACCAATCAAAAAGGTACAGTGA